Proteins from a single region of Hymenobacter aquaticus:
- a CDS encoding putative porin: MSDLLVPFRFAGSLRRFFWGLVLACGLLLPRLSPAQVLDDSTKVLYGAKTTRVLREADILREQYEGRLIDTTLTNQMQARYWFHDSTFQQDLGNVGTASRRLLWEPNLELGARFGRNAFDKYVRNSATIPFYDTRSPFTFFRFIQSGAGEQVFELSYSRSLGKNFNVGLAYERFASNKSLQATSRREGLAEHSNVLLFARYQTQNDRYHALFSINTARHRVAEQGGIRYQPTDSLRPRALFEYELERVNLTQALNVDDRDEVRLTHTYRLLGKGLTAYHIFDWKRQFNKYSDERLVTDPLTRQLQFYPDTLLSSSLTNDRAEYRQLENTVGLMGHTPAVEYRLYGRYRDADLQAKSYFGRARNVLPTYSMHYAQLFVGGTASFRYRKLIAMEVAGELMPVITVNESKGKSEYWVRALARLGPVSGEFLSSSYSPTLTQQRFLGNHYSWNHSGTDDASNPRAYPALNPVQFKNTLVNQLTGRVAQKLGRHYVDASVSTVTISDLVYYSQDSVVTTNGVESTFRKDGIPLQLSATKVLLIGSLRHRFNLGKFFFDNQATATSGGSGEGLRIPGLVANGKVYYQNYLFKKALFGQIGAEVYYQSRFKGYSYSPSTQQFYVQNHFISRNFSVADVFLITDIKTVSVFLKVAYINQGFFDFGNGYFASPYYTGLPRRFQLGIRWQFFD, encoded by the coding sequence TTGTCTGATCTGCTCGTTCCGTTTCGTTTCGCCGGCTCCCTGCGCCGGTTCTTTTGGGGCCTGGTGCTGGCCTGCGGCCTGCTGCTGCCCCGCCTAAGCCCGGCCCAGGTGCTCGACGACTCGACCAAGGTGCTCTACGGGGCCAAAACTACCCGCGTGCTGCGCGAGGCCGATATTCTGCGGGAGCAGTATGAAGGCCGCCTCATCGATACGACCCTGACCAACCAGATGCAGGCCCGCTACTGGTTTCACGACAGCACCTTCCAGCAGGATCTGGGCAACGTGGGCACGGCCTCGCGCCGCCTGCTCTGGGAGCCCAACCTGGAGCTGGGGGCCCGGTTTGGCCGCAACGCCTTCGATAAGTACGTGCGCAACTCGGCCACCATTCCCTTCTACGATACCCGCTCGCCCTTTACCTTCTTCCGCTTTATTCAGAGCGGGGCCGGCGAGCAGGTGTTTGAGCTCTCGTACAGCCGCAGCCTGGGCAAAAACTTCAACGTGGGCCTGGCCTACGAGCGGTTTGCCTCCAACAAATCCCTGCAGGCCACCAGCCGCCGCGAAGGGCTGGCCGAGCACAGCAACGTGCTGCTGTTTGCGCGCTACCAAACCCAGAACGACCGGTACCACGCCCTGTTCAGCATCAATACGGCCCGGCACCGGGTGGCCGAGCAGGGCGGCATCCGCTACCAGCCCACTGATTCGCTGCGGCCCCGCGCCCTGTTTGAGTATGAGCTGGAACGCGTAAACCTGACCCAGGCCCTGAACGTGGACGACCGGGACGAAGTGCGCCTGACCCACACCTACCGCCTGCTGGGCAAGGGCCTCACCGCCTACCACATCTTCGACTGGAAGCGGCAATTCAATAAGTACAGCGACGAGCGGCTGGTAACGGACCCGCTGACCCGGCAGCTGCAGTTTTACCCCGATACGCTGCTCAGCTCCTCCCTGACCAACGACCGGGCCGAGTACCGGCAGCTGGAAAATACGGTGGGCCTGATGGGCCATACCCCCGCCGTGGAATACCGCCTCTACGGCCGCTACCGCGACGCCGACCTGCAGGCCAAAAGCTACTTTGGCCGGGCCCGTAACGTGCTGCCTACATACAGTATGCACTACGCCCAGCTGTTTGTGGGCGGCACGGCCAGCTTCCGCTACCGCAAGCTGATTGCCATGGAAGTAGCCGGGGAGCTGATGCCGGTTATCACCGTGAATGAAAGCAAAGGCAAGAGCGAGTACTGGGTGCGGGCCCTGGCGCGGCTGGGACCCGTAAGCGGAGAGTTTCTGAGCTCTTCCTATTCGCCGACGCTTACCCAGCAACGCTTCCTGGGCAACCACTATTCCTGGAACCACAGCGGCACCGACGATGCCAGCAACCCCCGCGCGTACCCCGCCCTAAACCCGGTGCAGTTCAAGAATACCCTGGTCAACCAGCTCACGGGGCGGGTGGCCCAGAAGCTGGGCCGGCACTACGTGGATGCTTCCGTCAGCACCGTTACCATCAGCGACTTAGTGTATTACAGCCAGGATTCGGTAGTTACTACCAATGGGGTGGAAAGCACGTTCCGCAAGGATGGTATTCCGCTGCAGCTGTCGGCCACGAAAGTGCTGCTCATTGGCTCCTTGCGCCACCGCTTCAACCTGGGCAAGTTCTTTTTCGACAACCAGGCCACCGCGACCAGCGGCGGCTCGGGCGAGGGGCTGCGCATTCCGGGGCTGGTGGCCAACGGCAAGGTGTACTACCAGAACTACCTGTTTAAAAAGGCCCTGTTCGGGCAGATTGGGGCCGAAGTATACTACCAGTCGCGCTTCAAGGGCTATAGCTACAGCCCCAGCACCCAGCAGTTCTACGTGCAAAACCACTTCATCAGCCGCAACTTCTCGGTGGCCGACGTATTTCTGATTACCGACATTAAGACGGTTTCGGTGTTTCTGAAAGTGGCCTACATCAATCAGGGCTTCTTCGACTTTGGCAACGGCTACTTCGCCTCGCCCTATTACACGGGCCTGCCCCGGCGCTTTCAGCTGGGCATCCGCTGGCAGTTTTTCGACTAA
- the miaE gene encoding tRNA-(ms[2]io[6]A)-hydroxylase, whose protein sequence is MDASESKEKTILKLKLNTDPRWVDVASKNIEDILVDHAYCEQKAASTGISLIVKYPEKTRLVDELTALVAEEWAHFERVLLELRKRGFELGPQRRDEYVVQLMTHVRRGDHRDRQLMDMLLVSALIEARSCERFKLLWKHIPDPELSKFYYELMVSEAAHFVSYVDLAKEYRDPKEVDARLQELLKIEGDIITNLPVRDDRMH, encoded by the coding sequence ATGGACGCATCCGAATCCAAGGAAAAAACCATCCTCAAGCTCAAGCTGAACACCGACCCGCGCTGGGTGGACGTTGCCAGCAAAAACATCGAGGATATTCTCGTCGACCACGCCTACTGCGAGCAGAAGGCGGCCAGCACCGGCATTTCGCTCATTGTCAAATACCCCGAGAAAACCCGCCTGGTGGACGAGCTGACCGCGCTGGTGGCTGAGGAGTGGGCCCACTTTGAGCGGGTGCTGCTGGAGCTGCGCAAGCGGGGTTTCGAGCTGGGCCCGCAGCGGCGCGATGAATACGTGGTGCAGCTCATGACCCACGTGCGCCGCGGCGACCACCGCGACCGGCAGCTGATGGACATGCTGCTGGTCAGCGCCTTAATCGAGGCCCGGAGCTGCGAGCGGTTCAAGCTGCTGTGGAAGCACATTCCGGACCCCGAGCTCAGCAAGTTCTACTACGAGCTGATGGTGTCGGAGGCCGCGCACTTCGTGAGCTACGTGGACCTGGCCAAGGAATACCGCGACCCGAAAGAAGTGGACGCCCGCCTGCAGGAACTGCTCAAAATTGAGGGCGACATCATCACCAACCTGCCCGTGCGCGACGATAGAATGCACTAA
- a CDS encoding glycoside hydrolase family 2 protein, translating to MNLEHINYGLSASQEETKPIEELPNPLPRAVLRLNNHVLLDGEWKFALDPDDSGLRDGWHLGYHYEHSAQWPGSIETHMAQAKGQTQPSAWQDKIVAWYEREFTLPEIEEPLLRSMFQLTFGACGYETRVWLNGRQLRTIEGEDVHYGEYTSFSYELREENLHSVNRLTVRIADTMDAETTRGKQESHIYKRGGIWYQTFTGAVRSVWLEMVERNRLRSRVGVDSVVEDQLVRFNLTTRIHDPGLYTLRLQVYERGRKNGTPPLYTSDFPLRLEAGQKQQRVVLEMPGARLWAPQEPNLYQLVAQLIDAEGYPAQIETHFGLRKIESRGRHVYLNNEPTYLDGILYQPGTATYEEMQRHMHAMQQLGCNLVRVHIAGVDPRIYNLADELGLLLWVEVPSPHASSPRSRQNHKEELLRMLALIESHPSVVIWSLYNEDWGCQDIAVNPDTRRYITDMYHFMQIEHPQFLVVDNDGWQHISAEGRLKSDLLTAHLYTPDLPHWRNLLDRLVAGELVGVAAFPLVIGDPFFYRRQKPLIVSEWGGFGFADYGGPQAGEERTERIRQFKQELRARPIAGDVYTQATNIEEERNGIIDPHTGELSVPPGLLHSRTPDLPRA from the coding sequence ATGAACCTTGAGCACATCAACTACGGCCTGTCGGCCAGCCAGGAAGAAACCAAGCCGATTGAGGAACTGCCCAACCCCCTGCCGCGGGCCGTCCTGCGGCTCAACAACCACGTGCTGCTCGATGGGGAGTGGAAGTTCGCCCTCGACCCCGACGACAGCGGCCTGCGCGACGGCTGGCACCTGGGCTACCACTACGAGCACTCCGCCCAGTGGCCCGGCTCCATCGAAACCCACATGGCCCAGGCCAAGGGCCAGACCCAGCCTTCCGCGTGGCAAGACAAGATAGTGGCCTGGTACGAGCGGGAGTTTACCCTGCCCGAAATCGAGGAGCCCCTGCTGCGGTCCATGTTTCAGCTGACGTTCGGGGCCTGCGGCTACGAGACGCGGGTGTGGCTCAACGGCCGGCAGCTGCGCACCATCGAGGGCGAAGACGTGCACTACGGCGAGTATACCTCGTTTTCCTACGAGCTGCGGGAAGAAAACCTGCACTCGGTCAACCGCCTGACCGTGCGCATCGCCGACACGATGGACGCGGAAACCACCCGGGGCAAGCAGGAGTCGCACATCTACAAGCGCGGCGGCATCTGGTACCAGACCTTCACCGGGGCCGTGCGCAGCGTGTGGCTGGAAATGGTGGAGCGCAACCGCCTCCGCTCCCGCGTGGGCGTCGACAGCGTGGTGGAAGACCAGCTGGTGCGCTTCAACCTCACCACCCGCATCCACGACCCGGGCCTGTATACGCTGCGGCTGCAAGTGTACGAGCGGGGCCGCAAGAACGGCACGCCGCCGCTCTACACTTCCGACTTTCCCCTGCGCCTCGAGGCCGGCCAGAAGCAGCAGCGCGTGGTGCTGGAGATGCCCGGAGCCCGGCTCTGGGCCCCGCAGGAGCCCAACCTCTACCAGCTCGTCGCCCAGCTCATCGACGCGGAGGGCTACCCGGCCCAGATTGAAACTCACTTCGGCCTGCGCAAAATTGAGTCGCGGGGCCGGCACGTGTACCTCAACAACGAGCCCACCTACCTCGACGGCATCCTCTACCAGCCCGGCACGGCCACCTACGAGGAAATGCAGCGCCACATGCACGCCATGCAGCAGCTGGGCTGCAACCTGGTGCGGGTGCACATTGCCGGCGTCGACCCGCGCATCTACAACCTGGCCGACGAGCTGGGGTTGCTGCTCTGGGTGGAAGTGCCCAGCCCCCACGCCTCCAGCCCGCGCAGCCGCCAAAACCACAAGGAAGAGCTGCTGCGCATGCTGGCCCTGATTGAGTCGCACCCCTCGGTGGTTATCTGGAGCCTTTACAACGAGGACTGGGGCTGCCAGGACATTGCCGTCAACCCCGACACGCGCCGCTACATCACCGATATGTATCACTTCATGCAGATCGAGCACCCGCAGTTTCTGGTGGTCGATAACGACGGGTGGCAGCATATTTCGGCGGAAGGACGGCTGAAGTCGGACCTGCTCACGGCCCACCTCTACACCCCCGACCTGCCCCACTGGCGCAACCTACTCGACCGCCTCGTGGCCGGGGAGCTGGTGGGCGTGGCCGCCTTCCCCCTGGTCATCGGCGACCCATTCTTCTACCGCCGGCAAAAGCCACTGATTGTCAGCGAGTGGGGCGGCTTCGGCTTTGCCGACTACGGCGGCCCCCAGGCCGGTGAGGAGCGCACCGAGCGGATCCGGCAGTTCAAGCAGGAGCTGCGGGCCCGCCCCATTGCCGGCGACGTGTACACCCAGGCCACCAACATCGAGGAGGAGCGCAACGGCATCATCGACCCGCACACGGGCGAGCTGTCGGTGCCGCCGGGCCTGCTGCACTCCCGCACCCCGGACCTGCCCCGGGCCTGA
- a CDS encoding helix-turn-helix transcriptional regulator, with translation MEQVATVGQRFSELIAHLGISKNAFANSLDKTATVIQHIVDERNKPGFDLLCKVFDVYPNVSKDWLLQGTGPMLAAGSPAAAEPVKARAVANLKADNQRVAVTTVAAPEPVVEAHPAPAPAPAPAPAVAVEPATAPEQPFVAQPVFSEPVAAPVAAAPSLTEVAAPAAPPAPVAAPPVPAAPDTSWQTALYTQQMAHQLAMAELRNQHLQEQQRMMQQMMDLMKQQMFK, from the coding sequence ATGGAACAGGTGGCAACCGTCGGGCAACGATTCAGTGAGCTTATTGCTCATTTGGGTATATCAAAGAATGCCTTTGCTAACTCACTGGATAAAACCGCAACGGTCATCCAGCACATTGTAGATGAGCGCAATAAGCCAGGATTTGACCTTTTGTGTAAAGTATTTGACGTGTATCCAAATGTATCAAAAGACTGGTTGTTGCAGGGTACTGGCCCCATGCTGGCAGCCGGCAGCCCAGCAGCGGCGGAGCCGGTAAAAGCCCGGGCAGTAGCCAATCTGAAAGCCGACAATCAGCGCGTGGCAGTTACTACGGTGGCCGCACCGGAGCCTGTGGTAGAAGCCCATCCTGCGCCTGCGCCCGCGCCCGCACCCGCCCCGGCTGTAGCCGTTGAGCCAGCCACTGCCCCGGAGCAGCCATTCGTCGCGCAACCTGTTTTCTCTGAGCCAGTAGCCGCGCCAGTTGCCGCCGCGCCGAGTCTGACGGAGGTTGCCGCACCGGCTGCACCACCTGCGCCAGTAGCAGCGCCACCGGTGCCGGCAGCGCCCGACACCAGCTGGCAGACGGCGCTGTACACGCAGCAAATGGCCCATCAACTGGCTATGGCGGAGCTGCGCAACCAGCATTTGCAGGAGCAGCAGCGAATGATGCAGCAAATGATGGATCTGATGAAGCAACAAATGTTTAAATAG
- a CDS encoding ABC transporter permease — protein MHLLENIKEAFRSIHSNLLRTILTALIVSIGIMSLVGILTAIDAIKYSLNQTFASLGANSFEIKAKGYTNRVRRGGVQGKTYPAITYLQAKQYKAQIGEEGQVGISAFISGATEVKSNGLKTNPNMSVVAGDENYLQIQNYNLSRGRAFSSIELENGTNVAIVGKEITDKLFPNQSPVDKYIYLLGRRFQVVGELEKSGSTMGGGGADRMVLIPLETGNQMPRQRALTYDVKTATLQPENLTYLTGMATGVMRAVRHDQLGQEDSFDVERSDSLAGKLDSLSGNLRMGGGLVGFITLLGASIALMNIMMVSVTERTREIGIRKALGATSRQIRQQFLIEAIVICVLGGLLGILLGVTMGNSISLLIGEGAFLVPWFWMTMGLTICIAVGLASGYYPASKAAGLDPIESLRYE, from the coding sequence ATGCACCTGCTCGAAAACATCAAGGAGGCTTTTCGCTCTATTCACAGCAATTTGCTGCGCACCATCCTGACGGCCCTGATCGTGAGCATCGGCATTATGTCCCTGGTGGGCATTCTGACGGCCATCGACGCCATCAAATACTCGCTGAATCAGACCTTTGCCAGCCTGGGGGCCAACTCCTTCGAGATCAAAGCCAAGGGCTATACCAACCGCGTCCGGCGCGGGGGCGTGCAGGGCAAAACCTACCCGGCCATTACTTACCTGCAGGCCAAGCAGTACAAGGCCCAGATCGGGGAAGAAGGGCAGGTGGGCATTTCGGCCTTCATCAGCGGAGCCACCGAGGTGAAGTCCAACGGCCTGAAAACCAATCCGAACATGAGCGTGGTGGCCGGCGACGAGAACTACCTGCAGATCCAGAACTATAACCTCTCGCGGGGCCGGGCCTTTTCCTCGATTGAGCTGGAAAACGGCACCAACGTGGCCATCGTGGGCAAGGAAATCACCGACAAGCTGTTTCCCAACCAGAGCCCGGTCGACAAGTACATCTACCTGCTGGGCCGCCGCTTTCAGGTGGTGGGCGAGCTGGAAAAAAGCGGCAGCACGATGGGCGGCGGCGGCGCCGACCGGATGGTGCTGATTCCCCTGGAAACCGGCAACCAGATGCCCCGGCAGCGCGCCCTGACCTACGACGTGAAAACGGCCACCCTGCAGCCCGAAAACCTGACCTACCTCACGGGCATGGCCACCGGCGTGATGCGCGCCGTGCGCCACGACCAGTTGGGCCAGGAAGACAGCTTCGACGTGGAGCGCAGCGACTCGCTGGCTGGCAAGCTCGACTCCTTGTCGGGCAACCTGCGCATGGGCGGCGGGCTGGTGGGCTTCATCACCCTGCTCGGGGCCAGCATTGCCCTGATGAACATCATGATGGTGTCGGTGACGGAGCGCACCCGCGAAATCGGGATTCGTAAGGCCTTGGGCGCTACCTCCCGCCAGATTCGCCAGCAGTTCCTGATTGAGGCCATCGTCATCTGCGTGCTCGGCGGCCTGCTGGGCATCCTGCTCGGCGTTACGATGGGCAACTCCATTTCGCTCCTGATCGGCGAAGGGGCCTTCCTGGTGCCCTGGTTCTGGATGACGATGGGCCTGACGATCTGCATCGCCGTGGGCCTGGCCTCGGGCTATTATCCCGCCAGCAAAGCCGCCGGCCTCGACCCGATTGAGTCCCTGCGCTACGAGTAG
- a CDS encoding asparagine synthetase B — protein sequence MVLKRLLPFLLLLATGLGAPAAAWANHVFIPMDQVQKEHLKAYGIAYWLLARQVEVDWLLNYRGGSFACENAQGLENELAVRGITYQVISEAQYGSILAEIADPNANMDVMKLEKAPKIAVYTPKGKQPWDDAVTLVLTYAEIPYTEIYDDDVLNGVLPKYDWLHLHHEDFTGQYGKFFASYRNRPWYQQQQRDAEAAAKRHGFAKVSQMKGAVVTRMQEFIAGGGFQFAMCSATDTYDIALAGLGLDMVESMYDGDPADPTAQSKFNFNRTLAFKDFQIVRDPYQYEYSNIDMQPGERGVYEDNDYFQLFTFSAKYDPVPTMLTQDHEKTIKGFMGQTTAFRKQLIKSDVVVMGDNKASGEVRYMHGTLGKGTWTFYGGHDPEDYQHLVEEEPTDLALHPNSPGYRLILNNILFPAAKKKKQKT from the coding sequence ATGGTACTGAAACGACTTCTGCCTTTTTTGCTGCTGCTGGCCACCGGCCTGGGCGCGCCGGCCGCGGCCTGGGCCAACCACGTCTTCATCCCGATGGACCAGGTGCAGAAAGAGCACCTGAAAGCCTACGGCATTGCCTACTGGCTGCTGGCCCGGCAGGTGGAGGTGGATTGGCTGCTGAACTACCGCGGGGGCAGCTTTGCTTGCGAAAACGCCCAGGGCCTGGAAAATGAGCTGGCCGTGCGCGGCATCACCTACCAGGTGATTTCCGAGGCTCAGTACGGCAGCATCCTGGCCGAAATTGCCGACCCCAACGCCAACATGGACGTCATGAAGCTGGAGAAGGCCCCCAAAATTGCGGTGTACACGCCCAAGGGCAAGCAGCCCTGGGACGACGCGGTGACGCTGGTGCTGACCTACGCCGAAATTCCCTACACCGAAATTTACGACGACGACGTGCTCAATGGGGTGCTGCCCAAGTACGACTGGCTGCACCTGCACCACGAGGACTTCACAGGCCAGTACGGCAAGTTTTTCGCCTCCTACCGCAACCGGCCCTGGTACCAGCAGCAGCAGCGCGACGCCGAAGCCGCCGCCAAGCGCCACGGCTTCGCCAAAGTCAGCCAGATGAAAGGCGCCGTGGTGACGCGGATGCAGGAGTTTATTGCCGGCGGTGGGTTCCAGTTTGCCATGTGCTCGGCCACCGACACCTACGACATTGCCCTGGCCGGCCTGGGCCTCGACATGGTGGAAAGCATGTACGACGGCGACCCGGCCGACCCCACGGCCCAATCCAAGTTCAACTTCAACCGCACCCTGGCCTTCAAGGACTTCCAGATCGTGCGCGACCCCTACCAGTACGAGTACAGCAACATCGACATGCAGCCCGGCGAGCGGGGCGTGTACGAAGACAACGACTATTTCCAGCTCTTCACCTTCTCGGCCAAGTACGACCCAGTGCCCACCATGCTGACCCAGGACCACGAAAAGACCATCAAGGGCTTTATGGGCCAGACCACGGCCTTCCGCAAGCAGCTCATCAAGTCTGATGTGGTGGTGATGGGCGACAACAAGGCCTCGGGTGAAGTGCGCTACATGCACGGCACGCTGGGCAAGGGTACCTGGACGTTCTACGGCGGCCACGACCCGGAAGACTACCAGCACCTGGTGGAGGAAGAGCCCACCGACCTGGCCCTGCACCCCAATTCGCCCGGCTACCGCCTGATTCTGAACAACATTCTGTTTCCGGCGGCCAAGAAGAAAAAGCAGAAAACCTAA
- the mtaB gene encoding tRNA (N(6)-L-threonylcarbamoyladenosine(37)-C(2))-methylthiotransferase MtaB — METRKVAFYTLGCKLNFSETSAIGRQFEERGFRKVPFEDAADIYVINTCSVTDHADRKCRKVVKEALKHNPEAFVTIVGCYAQLKPQEIAEIPGVHAVLGAAEKFQLVDILAGFEKPAAGAPGHVHASPIAAATEFHAAHSYGDRTRTFLKVQDGCDYSCSFCTIPLARGKSRSGSVQSVVERVQKLAATGVKEIVLTGVNLGDFGLQGPDRERLEDFYDLVQALDEVDGIERFRISSCEPNLLTDDIIRFVARSKRFMPHFHIPLQSGSNKILGLMRRRYRRELYQERVALIKEVMPHACIGVDVIVGFPGETEADFLETYQFLNDLDVSYLHVFPYSERENTLAPTLPGRVQDRHRHERTTQLRGLSEKKKRFFYEQHLGLEAAVLFEDDVTNGQMEGFTPNYIRVVAKYDPLLVGEMKRLRLTAVNPQNLMEAEEIGVEVFQH, encoded by the coding sequence ATGGAAACCAGAAAAGTTGCCTTTTATACGCTGGGCTGCAAGCTCAACTTCTCCGAAACGTCGGCCATCGGCCGGCAGTTTGAGGAGCGGGGCTTCCGCAAAGTGCCCTTCGAGGACGCGGCCGACATCTATGTCATCAATACCTGCTCCGTCACCGACCACGCCGACCGCAAGTGCCGCAAGGTGGTGAAGGAGGCGTTGAAGCACAACCCGGAGGCCTTCGTGACCATCGTGGGCTGCTACGCCCAGCTCAAGCCCCAGGAAATTGCCGAAATTCCCGGCGTGCACGCCGTGCTGGGCGCGGCCGAGAAGTTTCAGCTGGTCGATATTCTGGCCGGGTTTGAGAAGCCCGCCGCCGGGGCGCCCGGCCACGTGCACGCCTCGCCCATTGCGGCCGCCACCGAGTTTCACGCCGCCCACAGCTACGGCGACCGAACCCGCACCTTCCTGAAAGTGCAGGACGGCTGCGACTATTCCTGCTCGTTCTGCACCATTCCGCTGGCCCGGGGCAAGAGCCGCTCGGGCAGCGTGCAAAGCGTGGTGGAACGGGTGCAAAAGCTGGCCGCAACCGGTGTGAAGGAAATCGTGCTGACGGGCGTGAACCTGGGCGACTTCGGCCTGCAGGGCCCCGACCGGGAGCGGCTCGAAGACTTCTACGACTTGGTGCAGGCCCTCGACGAGGTGGACGGCATTGAGCGGTTCCGCATCAGCAGCTGCGAGCCCAACCTGCTCACCGACGACATTATCCGCTTCGTGGCCCGTTCCAAGCGGTTTATGCCCCACTTCCACATTCCGCTGCAGTCGGGCTCCAACAAGATTCTGGGTTTGATGCGCCGCCGCTACCGCCGGGAGCTGTACCAGGAGCGCGTGGCCCTGATTAAGGAAGTAATGCCCCACGCCTGCATCGGCGTCGACGTCATCGTGGGCTTTCCCGGCGAAACGGAGGCCGATTTTCTGGAAACCTACCAGTTCCTGAACGATCTGGACGTGAGCTACCTGCACGTATTCCCGTACTCGGAGCGCGAAAACACGCTGGCCCCTACGCTGCCCGGCCGCGTGCAGGACCGCCACCGCCACGAGCGGACGACGCAGCTGCGCGGCCTCTCGGAAAAGAAGAAGCGCTTCTTCTACGAGCAGCACCTCGGCCTCGAAGCCGCCGTGCTGTTCGAAGACGACGTGACTAACGGGCAGATGGAAGGCTTTACGCCCAACTACATTCGCGTCGTGGCCAAATACGACCCGCTCTTGGTAGGGGAAATGAAGCGCCTGCGCCTAACGGCCGTGAACCCGCAGAACCTGATGGAAGCCGAGGAAATCGGCGTGGAAGTTTTTCAGCACTGA
- the lpxK gene encoding tetraacyldisaccharide 4'-kinase, whose product MPHPLAFLLLPFAWLYAGVLHVRNWLYDRGLKESVAFPVPVISVGNLRAGGTGKTPHVAWVVRQLLAAGQQPAILSRGYGRRTTGYGRADATATAATIGDEPLQHYQDFGGQVPVVVCENRRVGLETLLREVPGTTAVVLDDAYQHRRVQPTLNILLTEQQRPFYQDYVLPAGRLRESRGGARRADAVIVTKCDPALSGAGQAAIAARVRRYARPGVPVLFSAYAYGAPVPVGATPAPLDPEIVLLTGIAQPGPLRDYLTQAGYRITHHAAFADHHAFTAADIAALAGQLRPGQSVFTTQKDAVRLLEPALRAAVAPLPVFYIPIQVQFLADGAAQVQHLVSSLFQPHAVV is encoded by the coding sequence ATGCCCCATCCACTCGCCTTTCTGCTGCTGCCCTTTGCCTGGCTTTACGCCGGCGTGCTGCACGTGCGCAACTGGCTCTACGACCGGGGCTTAAAGGAATCGGTGGCTTTTCCGGTGCCCGTCATCAGCGTGGGCAACCTGCGCGCGGGCGGCACCGGCAAAACGCCCCACGTGGCCTGGGTGGTGCGCCAGCTGCTGGCGGCCGGCCAGCAGCCCGCCATTCTGAGTCGGGGCTACGGCCGCCGCACCACCGGCTATGGCCGCGCCGATGCCACGGCCACGGCCGCTACCATCGGCGACGAGCCCCTGCAGCATTACCAGGATTTCGGGGGGCAGGTGCCGGTGGTGGTGTGCGAAAACCGCCGCGTGGGCCTGGAAACCCTGCTGCGCGAGGTGCCCGGTACCACGGCCGTGGTGCTCGACGACGCCTACCAGCACCGGCGCGTGCAACCCACCCTGAATATCCTGCTGACCGAGCAGCAGCGCCCTTTTTACCAGGATTACGTGCTGCCGGCCGGCCGCCTGCGCGAAAGCCGTGGCGGGGCCCGCCGGGCCGACGCGGTTATCGTCACGAAGTGTGACCCGGCGCTGAGCGGGGCCGGGCAGGCGGCCATTGCGGCCCGGGTGCGGCGCTACGCCCGGCCCGGGGTGCCGGTGCTGTTTTCGGCCTATGCCTACGGGGCGCCGGTGCCGGTAGGGGCCACGCCCGCGCCGCTGGACCCCGAAATCGTGCTGCTCACCGGCATTGCCCAGCCCGGCCCGCTGCGCGACTACCTCACCCAGGCCGGCTACCGGATTACCCACCACGCCGCCTTCGCCGACCACCACGCGTTTACCGCTGCCGATATTGCGGCCCTGGCCGGGCAATTACGGCCGGGGCAAAGCGTTTTTACCACGCAAAAGGACGCGGTGCGCCTGCTGGAACCCGCGCTGCGGGCGGCGGTAGCGCCGTTGCCGGTGTTTTACATTCCCATCCAGGTTCAGTTTCTGGCCGATGGCGCTGCCCAGGTGCAGCACTTGGTTTCTTCCCTATTTCAGCCCCACGCTGTTGTCTGA